A window of Dorea formicigenerans contains these coding sequences:
- a CDS encoding deoxyuridine 5'-triphosphate nucleotidohydrolase — protein sequence MAKRIAQFHKVSFEQFAEGFQDTFGEMKEGELKEIYQSIKLPKRATAGSAGYDFYTPIPIVLAPGKTVKIPTGIRVEMQENWVLKCYPRSGLGFKYRLQLNNTVGIIDSDYFYSDNEGHIFAKLTNDSNEGKTVELEAGSGFMQGIFVEYGITMDDDVTTVRNGGFGSTSQR from the coding sequence GTTTCACAAAGTAAGTTTTGAACAGTTCGCAGAAGGATTTCAGGACACCTTCGGAGAAATGAAAGAAGGGGAATTAAAGGAAATCTATCAGTCGATCAAGCTTCCGAAACGTGCAACGGCCGGATCTGCCGGATATGATTTCTATACACCGATCCCGATTGTGCTCGCACCAGGGAAAACAGTAAAGATTCCGACTGGAATCCGCGTGGAGATGCAGGAAAACTGGGTGTTAAAATGCTACCCGAGAAGCGGACTTGGATTTAAGTACCGTCTGCAGCTTAATAATACGGTAGGAATTATCGATAGCGATTATTTTTACTCAGACAATGAAGGACACATTTTTGCAAAACTTACGAATGATTCCAATGAAGGAAAGACTGTGGAACTGGAAGCAGGAAGTGGGTTTATGCAGGGAATCTTTGTGGAATATGGAATTACAATGGATGATGATGTAACAACTGTGAGAAATGGCGGGTTCGGAAGTACATCCCAGAGATAA